Part of the Cyprinus carpio isolate SPL01 chromosome A12, ASM1834038v1, whole genome shotgun sequence genome, ATTAATACTGATAGGACTATGAATTACATTGTTTCTTACTAGTATTGCCGTACCACCAGAAGCTCGCTTGTCATTGGGACCAAAGGTGgcaaatactgtaaaatttttaaaagaaaagttacAATCAGTTGAGAGTTGTATCTCCTGAAGACATATTGCAAGGGGGTCAACAGTTGTAGTTAAACGCTGTAATTCTGTGAAGTTCACTCTGATCCCACGATAATTCCATTGGATGATAAACTCTTTCATTACCTATTAGGAAGAACAGGAACATTTGTCCTAACTTTTCCTTTTGGAGATGGGCTTCTACTATGATGCTCACTCTCTTTCATTTCCGCATCTTTTATTTGTCTTGTCTTTGATGTTTCTTCTTGAGGTACTTTGGATTGAGAGTTTGATTTCCTGTTGCTTTTACTTGTCCTCtgattttctgtttctgaaattTGGCTGAGGTTCGTGTCATTTGAGGGGACttcgttttgtttttctgtaatttttgcCCTTGAGGGAGTATTACTTAGGTTAACTATTTGAGGTTTATCTTTGTACATCCAAGTGATGTCTGTCTGGCAATCTACTGATCTCACAGATTTTCTTGCAGCAGAAGCAAATGTTTTATTCAGAGTAAAAAGTAGGTGTTATAGTCACTTGTTTCTTTCCTTCAATGTAACTGATCCTTTTTGTACATCTGATTTTTTGTATTTCCTTTTCTTTGATCCACATGGGACATTGTTTTGATGCAGCTGAATGATCACCTGTGCAGTTACAACATTTAGTTGGTTTCTCACAACTACCCTTGTCATGGCCTTCTTCTCCACAGTTACaacagatgtgtttgtttttacaactATTAAATCTGTGTCCATATTTTTGACAATTGAAACACCTCAAAGGATTGGGTATATATAGGTCTACCGGAACACTTAGATACCCAATCTGAATTCTTTCTGGTAGGAGTGGTTTATTAAAAGTGATGATGTATGTATTGGTTTTAAtcattctttcttctcttttgatTATAATTCGTTTCACATTTGTTACTCCTTGAGTTTTAAGCTCATTTGTTATTTCTTCTTCATCTACATCATCCAGTTCTCTAGTACGAATTATTCCTTTACTATAGTTCAAAGTTGGGTGAGGGGATGTCTTTATCTGAACTCCTGCCAGCATATTGGCATGTaacaggttttcagcatttgccTTTTTACAGCATTCAACAAGAATTTGTCCCGAACGTAATTTTTTCCACTTCTTTAACAGTTCCTGCTATTCCTGCAATACCCTTTGTATGGCAAAAGGGGAGAGCTTGATAATTGGGATATCTGAAGAAATAGATTCAATAGCAATAAACTTTGGCCAATCATCATTACTCGACAGAGAAAAGCCTCTGTTTGGTGCACTGTTATCCGTATCTGGTTCCAAGAAACGTTTTTTTGAGTTGTGTTTTGTAgccatatttaaatgtttaaatttcatcATCTTTACTCCCCACCCACCTCGGAGCCCAAAAAAAAGGGATGCACAGCGCCGCGGATCTCCAGCAGATTATGCATCAGGGATATAAAAATGGTATACTCAAGCAAAGTAAGCTATCATTTGCTCAAATCACTTGATTGACCCTAAGCCAACGCCTTCTGGGGATATATATAACGAAAAGTCTTTCCCAGGGCATGCCTTGACCAGCCGATTGATTGGATCGAGCCATTCCAACCTCCCGTCTAGGTGAAGTAGGAGCCAAAGTACCGTGTTGAAATAATGGAAACCTCAGTAAACCACATTTCTCAGGGACCAGGATCTCTTCCTCCACCAACACGGGTCGCAACTCACAGCAAACGAGTTGTCCCATTTGGGATATTTAGGATCTGTTTACTTACAACTTCTTTCAGCATGATAATAGAATAGATCCACACAAGAATATAAGaatatgattataattaaaaataactgtaaccCTAGTAAGGGGGGCTAAAGGGTTGTTCTCTCTTGCCCAAGGAGAAGACCCTAGCACTACGGAGGGAAGGAGCGTGCCACTGTTCCTTTCACGGGCTACCATAAAAAAATGGGTCCCGTGCCGTACCCGGGAAAGGATGTGTAAATGGCTCAATTTGCAATGGATGCAGACAATACACACTTCTGCTTGCTCAAAGGCTCAAAAGACATAAAACTTCAGCAAGAGTCTACTGGGTTGAGCCTTTGTCCTCCATTGAAAAGAGTCAGGTACTTTTACATGGCAGACACAAATCTATAACCTATATATATCTGATTAATTCCACATATAAATGAGGCCTGAAACCATTCTGAGATATTGGATACAAGGATATTTTTATCCATTGTTAATCTGAACCACAGCAAAAAAAACTGCAGGACTTTAGTAACTAGTATCAATTAAGCTTAACTAATTGGATAatcatattagaaaaaaaagtgtctaatCCCCTTCTTATCATGTGAGAGAGTAAGCAAAGGTCAGCATGGTCATTATTTGCATCATACAGGCTAGACTAAAAGTCATCTATAAGTAGGCTAACCTGCATTACGCAAGAGCTCATGGATCATTAATGATTATTAGAAATCATTATTGGCCTCACAGTTTTGGCTACATCAGTATTAGTCTTTTTGTAGCAAGGAGATGTCACATTACCCAAAGACCATCATCACCTGTGTCTGACCTTTAAGCCTTCAAAACACCACCAAAGTGTTCACATCATCTGCTTGATATGCTCTTATCACGTACAGACAAGAAGGCTGCATTGGAGAAATGCTGAAAAAACATGAATTGTTTTCGTTGTTGTTCTTTGGAACAATCAATAGACATAGCTATCATGGAAAATCCTTCAGAAGATGCCTTAAATTTCATGCACCCATTTAATCAGggaaaaataagcataaaaaatagaataagacATCAAAACGTTTAATAAGAAATAACCTTGCAAAGAGATTTATATGTCTCAAACCTAAAGTTTGCAGCACCCAACTAAAAAAGGGAtggataattaaattaaaatagactAAGACAAACGATTGAATTGCCAGACATGTGATATGATAAGTAATAGTTGGATACTCTGATAGACTAGGAGGGTCATTCTACAACTGTGGTCACATTTccacctgatatatatatatatatatatatatatatatatatatatatatatataaatacatatacatatatgtatatatatgtatgtatataatatatatatatatatatatatatatatatatatatatatatatatatacacatatacacatatacgtatatatatatatatatatatatatatatatatatatatatatatatatatatatatatatattcatttttatattttccaccaattaaataattgttaacTTTATCATTAATGGccatcacattattttttaagtggTTTACATGATGTTCTTTTAgaacacaacatttttattaacaaccTATCACAATAAACAGAACTGAGTAACTAGAGTAACTGAAAATGCACAATGATTATTTCAAAAGTATTTCACTCAAAACGTTTATatgtaaattgttaaataatgttttacacaTTTCACTTCATACTTATTTCATTTTGTCAAATACACTATATTTCACAACAAACTTTTCGTTTTTAACTTGCAAAATGTGCTTTACTGCATTatgagaaaaatgcatatttacaatctCTTCATAAGTGactttcaataattaaatgaacacttaaaaaaacaaaattattattgtaaaattaaattaaacgcGCCTGTGTGTTCAAAAGCgagtttacattttagtttttctatattaatataagtGACAGCATCTGCCACTGCTACTGTAGAACGACCCAGGattgtaaacaaagacaaaagcacatcaaCTCAAATGTTCAAACCACTACGAGCAAACTATAGTACTATCATAGATTAACGTAACGTAACAAGAACAACAGAAACATGTCACAGTCAGAAGGAAACCCACACCTTATCTGAACGGCCGCCTGTACGATTTCATCCGATTGAAGGAGAATATAGCTGGGCGTGGAAATCCACCACAGGAGTCAAGCCCGTTTACTGCCACTGTTAAAGCTTGACCTGATCCGACGCTTAGTCGATATATACAGTGACTAGCTCTGCTTGTCACATTCTATGTTATTGCGAAGCTATGTCCTGCCGGCTTGAGAGCATGTTGTGTGGAAACAGCTGACACCGACGTCAGCATTCCTCATACTGCGGGTATACCCGGAAATGGGCGTTGCTTAGCGGCGCGAACGTTCTTTCTGATTTGGGCCTGTCCCTATCATAAGAAGATGCCGCATTCGGCTGCAAGTACGCGCCCCCATCTTGCAACGATCAGCAAGGTAGTTGGTGGGGAAACAAAGCTTTTAGAAACTACGAATCCAGACAGTTACGCGTTAAACCAAGtgcttcgcaaaatgattcagtACATCTAAACGCTGGAAACACCGAACACTGGCGACACTAGTGCTGTAAACACCGCACTCTGGTGGTCAAAAACGTGTAAATGCAACTGTTACACGgtctaaaaatgtataatggcAGCTTACAAACTAATTCATGTTTTCACAAAATTGTAATCTATTATGTTaactaaaaactattaaatataaagcGTCTGTACATActgtgttcttttattaatttagtgCTGGTTTTATGTCGGCTAGCTATTTTTAGGGAGAGCTTGGCTAATCAGGCCAGTAAGAATCATTACTGTAGTTCACTCTTTATTATGCACATTGTTAAAACTAGCAGACAAAAGCAGTGTGAAATATATCGTTCCAGcgtttatacatatattttgctGAGAACTTCTTCGGCTTGGGAGTGCGGAAAGTACTCTTTCACATGGCACGAACTGCAGGAATCGAAAGGTAGCCTATTTACTGTCCCCCAGTGTATTTAATATTCTTGATTTGCTCAACtgcttgccattttttttttatgttgttaggatgacaaaaggtgtaaaaagtaacattttaggCGGGTGATCTGCCCCAAGTCTGACAAcgcttgtcaatgtcaaaataagTGAGAGGACCATTCGAATCAAAGAAGGCATggcttttatttaacagaaaatgaaacaaactgtccaAAACAGGAATAAAGTGTCCAAGGTGAAattgtgtccaaaataaacaggcttAAATAGCTCTGGCTGTTTGGATGGAAAAATGACCTTTTCCAAAACAGAGCAAACATGCTTTAAATACAGTACGAACTGCATCGATTGCGcactgacagacagagaaacaaaatcacacacgGTCATACATTTTGTCCTGTGGGTGCCATCCACTAACAAGCCCAATACACAACTTTATTCTGGGCATAAACCCAAAATAAGCGGACTTGGCAACTATATGGTGGTTACGCCCTTGCGTAAAGCACCACCTCCAAACTCGCAGGTGTGTTCATTTCCAAACACTGATAAGCACGTGTAGCAGCTCTGGTTGTAGTAGACGTTCAGCGATTGTGGAAGCTTAATGAAATATTGTCCAAAATACTGATAATATTTAAATGGGTGATTCTGAACATCCCGTAAGTACATGAAGCAGTAACATTGTGAATGCGTGGCACATTTTGAGTTGGCGGAAAGAAGGAAAGCCCATGCCATGCAAATGGTTTAAATCATAAGTTTACGCATTCACACGTAATATTTTCGCTATCACTTTACAGTTAAGGTCCTATTATTTAGCGTTGTTTAATGCATTTACTTGCAATTAGTAAAAACGCACAATACATCTGTTACAGTGTTTACtactgtttgttaacattagttgattAAATACAACAGTTGCTAGTCGattaaatattaacagatacaacatttttaataacgtgttaatgttgaaattaactgaGATTAAGTgtagtttgttaactaatgtaattaggtgatgttaatgtattaaccttattgaaaagtgttttcACTTTCTTTGAATGCAATACAAGAAAAACAATCCTTAACTGGCACTGGTATTCAGCTTTATAGCTGATAAAAAGTAGGTGTTCATGTAAAGTTTTAGGTTAAAAGTTATGTATTTATAAGACTGTATATGTATAGGCTATATTTATAAAAGTGTATATGCTACTGgttgtaatttgtttttaccatttATAATCACCTTTTTGCATTCTATTTGTACTTGCATTTATTCCtacaaaaacaaacttgaaaTCATTAAATACAAGAAGATTATATGCATGGTAATTAAATGGAAGTAACAAGGCTCAGATAAATGacgattaattttaataaaattttaaaattaatgtgtttttaaattttcatattaaatattttaatttattacatctCTTAAAAGCTGTATTTGGAGTATATCATGTCCTGATGTATTTGCACGGACTTTAAGGTTATTGTTAGCaatgttttataatacattttgtttttctttctgtgttcagGAGAAGACTGGGGAATCTGTTCCTGATGCCAGCTGGCCAGAGAATGGGGATCAGTGGAGCGACAGTGGAGAAGAGGATGATGAATGGGGACTATTGCAGGCAATGGCTGCAGAGGATGAGGAGATTGACCTCTACAATGAGGAGACATTTGGCTTgggtattattatattataaaatctgtAAGCTTACTGGAATTGGATATCATGCACAAACTGTGACTGGATTGAAATCCAATATATGATTCGTTTAAAATTGAAGCTAAATGTCTGAAGCTGGAATTCTCCCATGTATTTCTTTTTCTGGGATGGgtagaaatgaaaatttgttagATGGATTTTAATCTCTTGAAGCATTAtcactacagttttttttattttttaaactaactCTCTAAAATGTcattatgcaaacaaatgaaCCCAGATGAAGCCACAAGTGGTGATAATCCAGATGCTGACCCTATGGATCTCCTGCTGCTGTGTAGTGATAACTCCCCAACACCACAGTCCTCACCACCTCCACCTCCCAGATCACCTTCCCCTCACAGTTCCTATTCACCCTCCAAACCAGGATCTCGCGTTTGGCCCCACACTCCAACGGGCTGGTCTCAAAGAGGAAGAGCAGGTCGAGGGCAGCTATTTGATGACCCGGCTGTGGTGAAGACTGTGGAAGGTCGACGGAGCCTAAAGGTTTACCTGCCTGATGTTATTTCAGAAATGTTGGTGGGGCCTTAATTTAAGTGCTAACCAGTACAATTTATTTTTCCCCTAGAGTCTTGATAGTGCCATTGTGGATTGCAGCCTCAGCTCCTACTGGGAGGACCTCAAGTCAAATACAGTGTGTTGTGTTCaatattttgcaatgttttgcttttttggttTGTGTAATGTTTGCCACTGTCTTTCTCACAGTGGATGATAGCACTTCTTAATTCCAGCGGGCCACCTGCGGCATCTTTACTTCAGGTGCTCAAGCAAATCTCAAATGTCTGTCTTGCAGCTATACAACACAACCATCTGTTGATCACTTGGTTCTTTTTACCAACTAGGACCAGGCAATCTTGGGAGTCATTGACGGATCAAGACATGGCAGGGTCCCACCTGTTTCTCCAAACTTTCTGTCTCCTATGCAACATTTTTCTGCTAGCTGGGGCAGGAGAGGACTTTCTTTTGTTGGGTCCTTCAACCAGAGATGTCATTATCAGGTATGTATGGAGactgtaaacattttacattctATAAATACGAGTGGCATTGGTCTATGCCAAAGTATCAGTGACTATGCAAGAATGTTGAATCTATCTGTTCTTATCTTAGGCACAAAAAATCCCATGGTTCCTTGCTCTCCCTTTCGTCCCCAAAGACTCTTTTCACCCCAGCAACAATACAACCAGGTGAAACCCCTTGTTCATACTGCTAATTCGGAAGGTACTGTTCCTGATTAAAGCCTTCTTGCTCCAGTAGCTTATATCCTAtagtagcttttttttattattactttttcagCCTGGAGGTTTTCTGTCACCTTCCCGTCCTCCTCTCTCTACCCCATTGCCCCACACACCCAAACTCATGCATCATCAGTTTGGCACGGACTCCCCCAGGCCTGCTCCATTCTACAGCCCATCCACCAATATCATGCAGGGCTTCAGGTTAATGATCTACTTCATGAAGGAAAAGTGTATCCAGGATTAAATATGTATGCACCCTTATGATGTTCAGAACCCTTCTATGAAACACAAAGGAGATACtttgagagaaataaaaaacttcagattttttcatgttcttaATGACAAGGAACTGGCTTAGCTTCAGGAGGGATGAAATTGTATATACCAAGTCATAAAATTGACTTTTCTAGTTACTGTATGGTCTGTTTCcacaatagtttttttctttgtcaacttTTTAGAGCACCAGGTCCTGTTGCCCAGTTCCATCCCCAGCATAAGCGGCTTTTGAGTCAACGACAACAGAGACCTCACAGGTGTGGGCAAAGAGCATTGCCTTTACTTGGAAATGCAGGTTTTCTTTatctgaatttaaatgtaattcacAGAAAGCCAGTGAGCTGGGACCCATATTCCCAGATCATGTCTGATAAAGAGAAGGAATGGATAATCAGGCTGCAGATGATTCAGCTACAGAGTGAAAATCCACATCTGGACGACTACTATTACCAGGTCTGTATCAGTCCTGAACTGCTTAGCCCTCCTAAGCAAGTTAAGTTTAACTGCTGTTTGATATCTGCTTTTTTTCACAACACGATCTAAGTGGCTGTGTTTGCTTTtgaatagtaattttttttttttttatttaaatgtatctgatcatttttgttattttttacaaatgtttgaaagataaaatacaaagagaaacTGTTGGATGTCAAGCATAGTTGTTAATCTCTGCAGGAGTACTATCAGAGGATGGAAGCCAAACTTGCTGAAGAGGAGTTTTTGGGTGACCGATTAAAGAAAGAACCACCTAAACTCACAACCCCTTATGTTACCAAAACACTCTCATATATCCCAGGTGTGATGTGTTGAGCTTATGTAATACTCATTTATAAATTTACCCATTTTATAAATTTACAGTATGAAAAGTTGGCAGTAATTCTTGCATTGCTTCAGTTGTGCACATTGAAGGTTCGCTCGGGCAGGTTGCAGTGTCTTCTTGTTTCTCTCCTAGACGAGCAATTGATGCTGTTCATGCGAACACACCTGATGAGGTGAGAGTTGATTTCTTTGAGGctacaaaaataactataaaaaaaaaaataaatctaaaatgacTTTATTTGGGCAGGAGCACAAATACTCTAGACAACAAAGGTTGGAGGTGTTGAGCACTATTGAAAAGGTAGAGTAAccacttttttatatttgaatacagTTACTTTTGAATcctaaagtgatttttaaattgGGCTGTAAATTTACACTCTTATGGTGTCCTAACTAGACAAATTGTCACGCCAACCAACTTCCTTTCATTTGTTTACAGTAAGGTGcctgcaaccaaaaaaaaaacctagcacTAGGGCTGCATCTTTTCATGTACTGTATCTGTGCCAAACCAAACGGCTCATCCTCTGTAGTCACCCCAGAGCCCAGCCCTAGGACCAAATGTCCAGTTTTCCCAGAATTAGTTCCTAACCCTCTGTAAAGAATGAactgtaaaacactgaaaaagcGTTTTAATTTGTTGAAGGAAGGGGTGCAGACAGGACTGTAGCTAGGGGATACGGTCCTCTGCCCAGGTTGTTACTGTTGGCCTTGGtcgaaatcaaatcaaattttacCACTCATTGCATGCTGATTTGATCAACTGGAATAAAGTATTCAGTGTagcagtatatttttattttattaatttgcatgtttgcaAACTCAAGGTCACTTTACAATATTATACAACCCAATCTCACTTCAATTCCTACATATTTCACTGTCACCATCGCCTACATTTActtcaatatattacaattaaatcctaatctaatcatgacaaaactatatattgtttgaaaggtctaagactcctaaatagatatttgacCACTTTTTGTTAGAAATTATGTAGGAACAGTAATGGATTAATTTATGACgagtgcacctcaaaacatatgcatcataacaggagttctgacgtTTTGCACAAATCTTCTTCGCTTCCTTTTCCCCTATCACATGTTTTAGTAACCATCATATATTTTATAGgatttgaaagcttaaaacctcCAAATTCATCCTGTgcaaaccattttgaaatcggacactgcgttaccatggaaattgtactttaaattattttagaggGCTCCTCCCCCTTGGGAGGTGTCATATTCCAAATATATtatggtcttttagaatcaaaacttacataatcttgaaaaaatacatattgttggaaaggtctgagtctcaagattccatattttgtcataaacataatattgagagagaaattgatacatttgttacagaaaaatgcatcaaaaaaattcAATGGCGTTTGTAtgcacccggtggctgtttgtggtataacggctaaacaaaattgcataggaacctacttttttatatatatatatcaacttcaaatttggaacacaacttatttagacataggactttaattttatagcaattttggattaaaacatattttataaaatttattttatataaaataaatagtacagtacattttctttacagtaaatttaaacttctataactttttttatgctttaatttttttaaatgattttacttctgcaataatctgcagattgtcttctttaaaaagagaccaacgtttggtctgtattcaaaagcgtttatgaattataacaatttaagtttgaatagtgTACTTTAACGTCTATGTTcaaaaaggggggagggggggcagtTAAGAGGTTAATTTGTACGAAGTTGTATGACCTCACTCGTATTTATTTGTGCCATTTGCAAAAATAACGAACGTATTTTACAAGGGGGTAAATTTGTAGGAATTCATATGAAtgaccaaccctaaacctacccctcaccgAAATTGTACAAAATCGTACGAGTAAGGTTATACAGATTCATACGAATAAGTCAcctcataaaatatttaaaaattggtTGTGAGATAGCGTTGTATTATATCAAGTAAACACGACAGTAGGCAAGATATCAGTACAGATGCACTGCGTGTAGATAACATCCATCACATGAAACGGCCCATAAAGTTCAGGAACAGAGAAACTACAATCAAAAAGATGTTTTAAGGTGTGTTTTGAAAGTATGTAATAATGAGAGGTTGAAAATGTGTTGGAATGGAATTTCGGAGGGGGAAATTGCAAAACtaattttgcatttgcaaaaatgcaattacaaatcaaattaacatttacatatgAAGTGTCAGTACAATGAGTTCTTGTATTAATATGCAGGGCTTGTTTTATGGAGGGCTTGGCTAAACATGGCCAAAAAGAAACTAACTACAACACTCTATTAtacaaatgtcatttaaaatgtttacaaattaataaaactaatatgaGATTCATAGGTTTACAGATTGCGCTCTGTCAGTGTCAATGGTCACAACATTACATTGCTTGGTTTACTGAAATCATGTGACTTTGGCAGTTTAAGTGTTCCACTGATTCGAAACCCAATAAGGTAACGGATATGACTGTGACTCTTTCTTCAACCTTTTTGCTTTTCACAGTTGTACAAAGTTTTGTTAGAAGTGGAAGAGGCAGACAAGATGAAGGCAACAGTGTCTGACAAAGATGAGGAAAAACGGTTGGTGCAGAACATTCAGAGGAAGGTGGAACAGCTTTACAATGAGCTGCGGTGCACTAATCTATTGTAAGAAACTCTTAACTTTCTGTTGTGAATGTACAGTGTTAAGATTCTGATCTCATATACTCCTATGGTGTTCCATATCCCAGGGACTCTGGAGATGAATTTCTTTCCTGTCTTCTAATATCAAAAGGAAAGAGGCTGCTGGCCAGACTCCTCCGCTTCCTGTCACATGATACATCTCTGCATATCCTAGGTGTGGTGACCAAACACCTTCCAGTATTGATGAGCAGAGATACAGATGAGGTCTGGAacatgtaatattgttttatcTGTATAAATTTTGAATATGTGATCATCAAGCTTTAACCTCTTTGCAGGCTCTGCCTATTCTGTATCCATCTCTCCGTGCTGTGATTGATCGACTTGCATTCAGTCAGCTAATCAGAATTCTCAAAGAGTTCACCGCATCACTGCCTGACTCAAAAGACACATGTCTAACATTGGCCTGTCAAAATAAGGTCAgcttttacagttgtttttaaattaaatttgttagataatatttaaatgtttgaccGCTTTAAATTTTCTCAGGTTTGCCTAGTGGTGGTATTGCTATCTTAAACTAACTTTTTGTTTGCAGTTTGGTCTGTCGCTGTTATATGCTCTGCTCTCGCAGGGAGAAAAGATTTTATCTTCTGACATTCCCATGGAGCCCAGCGTTGGAGATTCCGAGGCTTGGTATTGTTTGTGCTTGCTCTCAAATTATTTGAAACAACTA contains:
- the LOC109064447 gene encoding protein PAT1 homolog 2-like, whose product is MGDSEHPEKTGESVPDASWPENGDQWSDSGEEDDEWGLLQAMAAEDEEIDLYNEETFGLDEATSGDNPDADPMDLLLLCSDNSPTPQSSPPPPPRSPSPHSSYSPSKPGSRVWPHTPTGWSQRGRAGRGQLFDDPAVVKTVEGRRSLKSLDSAIVDCSLSSYWEDLKSNTWMIALLNSSGPPAASLLQDQAILGVIDGSRHGRVPPVSPNFLSPMQHFSASWGRRGLSFVGSFNQRCHYQVCTKNPMVPCSPFRPQRLFSPQQQYNQPGGFLSPSRPPLSTPLPHTPKLMHHQFGTDSPRPAPFYSPSTNIMQGFRAPGPVAQFHPQHKRLLSQRQQRPHRKPVSWDPYSQIMSDKEKEWIIRLQMIQLQSENPHLDDYYYQEYYQRMEAKLAEEEFLGDRLKKEPPKLTTPYVTKTLSYIPVVHIEGSLGQVAVSSCFSPRRAIDAVHANTPDEEHKYSRQQRLEVLSTIEKLYKVLLEVEEADKMKATVSDKDEEKRLVQNIQRKVEQLYNELRCTNLLDSGDEFLSCLLISKGKRLLARLLRFLSHDTSLHILGVVTKHLPVLMSRDTDEALPILYPSLRAVIDRLAFSQLIRILKEFTASLPDSKDTCLTLACQNKFGLSLLYALLSQGEKILSSDIPMEPSVGDSEAWTNTVFHVARQLSQTTLAEPLLLPSNLLTLFCRYLDKRTVHQLKNNLESATGYLAVAS